Sequence from the Maribellus comscasis genome:
TATTCAATTCTTCCGTGATTCGTTCAGCCGAAACAATTTTAATCCTGTTTTTATTTGCTGCAATTGACTGAAGTGTTTTTGCTTCAATTTCAAAACCCAGCTGGGTTGAGAAACGAATGGCCCGCATCATCCGAAGAGGATCGTCAGAAAAGGTAACAGCAGGGTCGAGAGGAGTACGGATAATTTTGTGCTTCAGGTCGTTTATTCCATTAAAAGGATCAACGAGCTGATTAAAATTGCCGGAGTTCAACCCCAATGCAAGTGCGTTAATTGTAAAGTCACGCCGGTTCTGATCATCCTCAAGCGTACCATTTTCAACGATTGGTTTTCTAGAGTTTCTCTGATATGACTCTTTTCGTGCGCCGACGAATTCTATTTCCAGGTTCTTGTATTTTAGCATGGCGGTGCCAAAATTCCTGAAAATATTAACTCTTGGTTTTGGACGAACTTCCTGCGCTACCTTTTGGGCCAGTTCAATTCCGCTGCCAACCGTCACAATATCAATATCTTTAGAGGGGCGTTTTAGGAGCAGATCGCGAACATAACCACCAATTACGTATGTTTCCTGCTGCATTTCATCACTTACCTTTGATATAATGTCAAATATTTTGAGCTTCAGTCTTTTATCCATTATCCTGACAAAATTTGTAACTTCACCAGTAAATTACTGCCACTTGTTAAAAAATTGTGACAAAATTACAACTATTTCAAATAAAAGCGTAGTAAATTTTTAGGTTTGACCAAACGGCATTATTTTTGAATCGACATATGTAAATTGTTAGATATTTAAATAATTTAAAACTATAAATCATGTTGGAACATTTAACAAAAGAAACATTCAAAGAGAAAGTTTTTAACTGGGAAGCAAATAAAGAGTGGAAATATGAAGGTTCAAAGCCTTGTATGATTGATTTTTACGCCGACTGGTGTGGCCCATGTAAAATGGTTGCTCCTGTTTTGGAAGAGTTGCAGAAAGAGTATGGCGATAGTTTAGTAATTTATAAGGTTAATACTGAAGAACAGCAGGAGTTGGCTGGAATGTTTGGAATTCAGAGTATCCCTTCTTTGTTGTTTGTACCTCAGGAAGGACAACCGCAAATGGCGATGGGGGCACTTCCAAAGCCTACTTTCGAAAAAGCAATTGCCGATGTTTTAAAAGTTGAAAAGCCATTGGCCAATTAAAACATACGGGTTTTTCCAAACTGATGCCGGAAGAACTCTTGCAGCCTATTAAATTTTTTAAGCACCGGTTTTGCCGGGGTAGTTTTATATTACCGAAAGTTATCTTACTGGGCTTTTGGCAGTAAAAGAGAATGTTTTTCTTGCGGGAAAAGCATTTTTTTGTTTGGACAGACGGGTATTCCGGCGCTGTTGTTCAGTTTCAAATAGCAATTTATCTTCAAAAAATCGATAACTGTTTTCTGATTTTGAAAAGGAAGGATTTTTAAACAAATGCCAACCTAGTTATCGCAGTTTTCTAATGTAGGGATGTTCATAAGTATCAAAACCTATTGACAATAAATACGATAGGTTTTGTTATTTTTAAGAAAAACCCCGAAAAAGGCCTGAATCGCCAAAAATCGGGGTAATTTTCAAAATCCTTAATTGTGAAAGTACAAAGAATTTATGAAACGCCCCTTGAAATTAATTTTAATTCACCACGTCAGGAATTTTCTCTTTACTGGAAATCATTTTTAACATCTGAAATTGGTAAACTCTATGTCTCCTTACCCTGGGATGATTTAGTCCGGCATTTTAAAATCAAAGAAAATAAGAAAGGACCTTCCCGTTTTTTTAGTCCCGGGGGAATGATTGCATTGATGTTCCTTAAGTCTTATGTGGGGTGTTCAGACCGAAAACTAATTGAGCACTTAAACGGCAATATCCACTTTCAGCTTTTTTGTGACATCTGGCTACAAGGTGAAAGGCTTACCAATTATAAAATTGTCAGCCAGATACGTACTTTTTTGTCATCAAGGTTAGCTATTAGTGAAGCTCAAAAAATATTGGCAAAACATTGGAAACCCTTTATTGAACATCCCAACATTATGCTTACCGATGCAACATGTTACGAAACTTCGATGCGTTACCCAACCAATATAAAACTACTGTGGGAAAGTGTAGACTGGTGTTACGGTCAATTGAAATTAAGCTGTAAGTATTTAAAGATACGAACACCCCGAACCAAATATCTCAAGCAAAAAGAAAGGTATAGTCACTACAGCCGAAAGCGCAGGAAATCGAAAAAGCAGCGTAGAATACTTACCCGGAGCCTGCTGCACTTACTGGGGAAATTATTGTTTTTACTGGAAGAAACCCAGCAGAACTATCTTTATGAATTTACCATGCCAGCCAGATATTATCGCCAAATCAAAATAATTACCACGGTATTATCTCAACAACAAGAAATTTTTGATACAGGTAAAAGTGTACCCGACCGTATAGTCAGCCTTTCAAAAGCTTATATCCGGCCAATTGTACGAGGAAAAGAAGTTAAACCTGTTGAATTTGGAGCCAAGGTAAATATGATACAATTTGGAGGGATTAATTTTATCGAGCACATAAGCTTCAGCGCTTTTCATGAGGGGATAAGGCTTAAGCAATCTGTGCGTTACGGTCGCCAGCTGGTAGGTAAACCAACACACCTTTCGGGCGATGATATTTATGCCACCAATGCCAACCGCACCTGGTGCAGGAAAGAGAATATCATCCATGGGTTTAAACGAAAAGGAAGGGCAGGAAAACATGAACAGCACCGGAAAATACTTCATTCTGTACTTCGTAAAGAAAGAGCCACGCGAATGGAAGGAAGCTTTGGAACAGAAAAAGAACACTACGGCTTAAAGAAAATAAGGGCCATGACCCGGAAAAATGAAGAACTCTGGATTTTCTTTGGTGTACATACAGCAAATGCAGTTAGGATAGCCCGAAAAATGGCGCTCCAAAAACAAGCTGCCTAAAATCAAATCAATTTATTCAAAATCTTTAGGCAAATGGGAAAACTATG
This genomic interval carries:
- the trxA gene encoding thioredoxin; protein product: MLEHLTKETFKEKVFNWEANKEWKYEGSKPCMIDFYADWCGPCKMVAPVLEELQKEYGDSLVIYKVNTEEQQELAGMFGIQSIPSLLFVPQEGQPQMAMGALPKPTFEKAIADVLKVEKPLAN
- a CDS encoding transposase — encoded protein: MKVQRIYETPLEINFNSPRQEFSLYWKSFLTSEIGKLYVSLPWDDLVRHFKIKENKKGPSRFFSPGGMIALMFLKSYVGCSDRKLIEHLNGNIHFQLFCDIWLQGERLTNYKIVSQIRTFLSSRLAISEAQKILAKHWKPFIEHPNIMLTDATCYETSMRYPTNIKLLWESVDWCYGQLKLSCKYLKIRTPRTKYLKQKERYSHYSRKRRKSKKQRRILTRSLLHLLGKLLFLLEETQQNYLYEFTMPARYYRQIKIITTVLSQQQEIFDTGKSVPDRIVSLSKAYIRPIVRGKEVKPVEFGAKVNMIQFGGINFIEHISFSAFHEGIRLKQSVRYGRQLVGKPTHLSGDDIYATNANRTWCRKENIIHGFKRKGRAGKHEQHRKILHSVLRKERATRMEGSFGTEKEHYGLKKIRAMTRKNEELWIFFGVHTANAVRIARKMALQKQAA